The sequence TACGTTTTCGTAGATCTTCTGAAGTGAATATTACTTATTAATATTTTGGTCACAATAAATTACTTATGCCATTTTTCTCGGTGTTTGAAATATAACGCCGAACATTAGTGAATTTCGCGATAATAGAAActaaacatgttttttttccaatggagagaaaatttcagaaactcATTTATAAAAGTAACATCTGCTTGTGTGTTGACAGCACTGAAGAAGAGAAAGACTCCTTCAGCCGCACTTGGAACTAAGAGCGatcgaaaaaaaatttaaaaagaaaaaccttggTACTTGAGAGAAAAGCCGGGACTGCTTGCTCTTTGAGGCCATGTGGGATACTAGCAGAGAAAAATGTTCAATTCGTATGAATATTATGGGTTGGCtaaagtaaataatttaaaGCTTTGACTCGTCCATAGTGAGTtgcttataataatttttaccgCTAATGCTTCGaatctcgcaatctgattggctactttGCCGAAGAGCTCGCATCaatgtgtcacgcaatgccttctTCAGCTCTCAAAAACATTTAATGTGATGTTGATATAGTGgcaaaaaacaaatcgaatgtagTTTAGCGTTGTCTGAACTCTTCTCTATAACGAAATGGGGTATCACAGTGGTCACAAATTTGTTGTGGCCTCACTTCGCTTGCACCCCGTGAGTCCACGACATTTTGGCCGCTGTGATGACGCATATCGTTGtagataagagtacagacaacGCTAAAACCACATTCGATGTGTTAAATGTAAGGAAGTGTATGCAAAGTAAATGAGAGAGAGAAACTTGGAATTTTTTTCAAGCTTAAGTAACAGCTTTAACAAGAGCATGTTTCGACAGAGCTTCATTTGTCATACATTAGTGTGCATAGTTACCTGAAGTATATCGTTACTAGGATAATTCACGATTTTTGTTAATCATGGACTTAATTTTAATGGTCACCCTCATCTCATCAGAGAGGCAATGGCAATTGTTAACAACTCGTAGCGTAATAGAAATGATAACCTTAGCTCTTACTTCGGAAAGAAATGTTTTCCCGTATTGACACAGACGTCATGTACGATTGCGTTTGAGTAGCTTGACCAATGGAAACGACTTGATTGCAATTGCGTGatgtttgaagtgtttgttACGTGACTTAAAGGGGCTGTAGCACGATGttgcgcatgtacagccatgattgacagcggtagctggttaaccaatagaaatcgccagaaacggcgtcTCGCGGCAATGCGAATCTTGCGGGATTTTCTAGTCTTCGCAGGAACTTCACACATGTTTGTCAGTTCGCCCACTACTAGTTCAataattttgaagtcgattcgccaacgtctaATTGAAGGCACAATTAATacagtaaacagaagtttgtgcAACTACACGCGCAATCAACCAAATACATTTACCGCGTGGCTTGAAATTTGCGATCGGTTCAACGAACTTTGTTGATATgcgagtgaatgcaatgaacaacacttCTACGCACGTAATCAAACAAATATAATTCAGACTCAATGGTTCTTCAAACTACGCGAAGAAATTGTCTGGCCTGTGGCCTTTTTATTCTGCAATGAGCAGAGTCGAGGATAATAGACAATTAATTTCCATTAGCATTGCTTccagattaaaagaaaaaaaaactaaacagAACACTTCATTCAACATATGAACGATCATTACTTCATTTAGTATCAGGGAAAATTTGTTGAAGTCGGCAAAGGTTCATACTTAACGGATAACCTGCCGTTCGCATGGAAAACACTTTCAGTGAATTGTGGGACTATTTGCTTTAGACTACAACCAACTACCACGCATAAACAATCTAACCTAAGACTCATACATAAATCGCGACTTGCTCTCTGGGTAGTATACTATCCAGAGAGCCAGTATACCGCATACTACCCAGTCCTTGTATACGCAAACAGGCAAAAAAGGTGTTTGAAATGCATCTGGTCGTAAGCCCTTTGGAACTACCTATGTCTCACTGCAAACTTAGCCAGAACCAAAAATCTGAACGGTTTTCTCTGAAACTTTCACTGAAGCTGTAGAACGAACgcgaaataaaaacatttttaacttaTGTGCGTTATAATTCATTGAGTTGTTTTGTGACAGATTCACATTATGGCAGCAAAGCTTAAACGAGAAATGTTCACAGCCAATCAGTTTGACTGGCGCAAAGAAAAGTTATTCAATTGTTTTGTCACAGATTcactttttcctttatttttttgaGGCAGTAAGGCGTTGAAGCAGTGAAATATCCACAAACGCTCGGCgtgactgtcaaaaaaaaaaaaaattcaacctgGTTTTACACTAACAGTAGGTGTGACAAGGAAACTATTGTCGCCGAAAGCAAGCACTTCATTGACAATAGCAGCCACACAATATACCGGCTAAAACAAAGTGGTAAGATACTCGGTGACTAAATAAGTGATGCAATTAAAAACCAAATTGTTGTTTTGAACAAACAAGTGACAGCACGTTGTTTTGATTCTACAGAAAGGAAGAGCTTTCATTTCTCAGTTTACGACAAGCAGGATTTAAACAACACGATGAGCGAAGgcgtattatttttttcttgttaaaaagAGATTGTTTGTAGAAGTGAATCTCTTAGCTTTGTTAAACCAAAGTGGAGTTACAAAGctgtaaataattaattaattgatcgGTTTCTGGTGCCGTTTTATTTGGGTGATAGTGGCTACCCGCTTTTAATGTCTTTAATTTGCTTTGTGAAAATTTTATTGATTAGCTTTGTGGCGCAAGGTTGGGATTTGGGCGGCGCCCAAAAGTTCTGTGCGAGTAAGCATTGTGGACGGCAATGTTGCAACACAAAGCGCATTCCGAACAACGGCGTTAAACGCACAAAAGAGGCTGTTGCAACTATGAACTCCGACGCTCATGTGAAGAGGCCGATGAACTGTTTTATGGTGTGGAGCCGGGAAAAACGTTACCATATCCTTAAGGAACACCCGGGAATAAATAACGCTGAAGTTAGTAAAGCGTTAGGTGCAGCCTGGAAGAAGCTCTCTGAAGAGGACAAAGAACCTTACGTGGAAGAAGCTCGAAGGCTCAAAGAACAACATAAAATGGAAAACCCAGGATACAAGTACCAACCGAAACGACGTAACTCCAAAACAATTAAGCGAAGAGCACAGAAGAAAGTCGTTGAGACAACGAAGCATTACTCAAAAAGTAGCCAAAGCATGAAGACTGGAGAAAAAATACACTTCCCATCAAAATACCAGCCTGCTTCGGTAGAACTCTTAAAGCCTGGAAATGTGGAAGACAAACCTCTTCTATGCTTCCCACCAGCGCTCTCTGGCAGGGTTCAGTGTTTTCCGCCATCTAGCTTTCAACCCAGCGCCGTGAGGTTCTGTTCCTGTCATGTTTTCTACGCTTCGACTCACTGTCACCCTGCATGGACCGTAGAATCTGTCAGCCCAAGTCACCAATTTTATGGCTTCGATGGCTGTGGTAGTTCCTGCTTACAAGCGTACGATCTCCAAGGAAGATTACAAGCCGATTACACTCCCCAGCCATATATTCACAACTGGAAACTGTGAGAATTGACTGTCGTGTGTATTTATCAGTACTGAGTAAACAGTCCAGCAGACAACCGTCAGAACTAAGAACACACCCATGCATGGTAACAGAAACAAAAGCTAGCATCAGCGTAAAGATTACTGCGTTAAGCACGACGTTAAAGGAAGTTTTTTACCcctcttttttttattgacataaCTTATTTCACGATTATAGTGGTAATACTTAGCTCAAGCGCATCTCGCCGAGCAGAGCAGTGCGCCCGCGCTATAATGCTGCGGAGTTTGGAACTCCAATGCAGGTGTAAAGTACAGAATAAATCGAATTCATATTTTTGGTGAGACGagaaatctagaaatctttcggTGCAGAGCAGAAAACCAACAAGCTTAACCCATAAATGGCCTCGTGTCCGGAATCGAACGCGGTCCACGTTTGGCGGAAAGTGAAGTTCTCTCATTACTGCGACAACCCTACTCAGGCTCCTCAGTTATCAATTTCGATGaagaatttcagtttacagAGCTATTGGTTCACCTTTAAATTAactttcattttgaattttaatataaCTAGACAACTCTTCACCTAATTTATGCTTTGATTGTCCTCAAACGCATGGAGGGAGttttagtagtagtagtaataataataataataataataataattattattattattattattattattatactagaTGTTGCGTGCACaaagtattattatcattattattattattattattattactagtagtaATAGTATCAGTATTATTACCATTGTTATGATTATTAGGGTTATTATTCTAGATATTACGTgcacaaattattattattgcatttcGTATGCTATTGCGGGAAAAAACCCTCATTTTCGTAAAATAGTGAgttgaaaattaatgttacatTTAACTTTCGCACTGAAGAATAAAATGAATTTACGCGAAACGGATGTAGTCAGCAATTATGTAGTAAAATTGCTTCGACGAAAGATCGCGCTATATTCTAATTTTTTGCGGTAAGGGAGGATTTTAATCGTTGGAGGCTTAATGGTGTTTCTTGGGGTTTTCTAAATAGACAAGGAACTGCTTCGTTTATTTTCAGTAGTGTGAGTTAACTTTGCATTTAGGTCGTTTACCAGTAGCCTCGGGGTTGGGACCAGTAAATCATAAATTTATTGATGCTGTTCACGAAACAGAATAGAAACAgtttgctttgaaatgaatGCTCTGTAGGAGGCTCATGCACGACAACTCAAGTGATGATAGATGaaaagattttcttttctaACATTAGATAGATCTATAATTCACTGAATTGCAACCAGCTGAATGTTCTTGACTCATGTAAGGGGAACCTGAAAAGGGATTAAACTGTTTCCCCAAATAATTGTGTGGCTTGGAATAAAGGCAGCCTTAACTTTGCAAAGATCTTATGTTACAGGAACAAGAGGTAACTTAAGTGAAAGAAATTGTGCTGCTGCAAGTTATAAAAAATATGTAACAGTAGTTAGTTATGTGGGCGACCGGGAATTACCGTAATAACGTTCATTGATTGCAAATAAATTCTATTCTTCTTGTCAAACAAATTTACGTTCGAACATGTTTTGAATTTCGTGAGGTTGAGTTGCTTCCCAGCTCTCAACAACACATCAGTAAATTTGAAGACAGCAAGGCAGAAAATTAATTGCTCATGCTCACAGCTCGAACGTGGATGGGTTTTTATGTGAAATAGTAGACAAGTCATTAGAAGATATCACGCGATGAGTTGGAAGGAATACAAATAAGAAAAgcatactgtttttttttttcctacggAAGGACACCACTCGTTTATTGTGATATTGTGAATTTTAAGTAGTTTGTTAGCGCAAGCCAAGGGtgatttaattatttttgaGGAATTTAATTGACAATTTTGCAAGAGACCCCCAAGAAGTTACGTTGTTCTAATTTGATGTCCATCGAAGAAGTCGTGGCCTTTCTGTCGACCGTTTGCCATTCAGCACGCAACCACAAATGCTGTTTAAAGCCAATTTA is a genomic window of Acropora muricata isolate sample 2 chromosome 8, ASM3666990v1, whole genome shotgun sequence containing:
- the LOC136926574 gene encoding transcription factor sox-3-like translates to MNSDAHVKRPMNCFMVWSREKRYHILKEHPGINNAEVSKALGAAWKKLSEEDKEPYVEEARRLKEQHKMENPGYKYQPKRRNSKTIKRRAQKKVVETTKHYSKSSQSMKTGEKIHFPSKYQPASVELLKPGNVEDKPLLCFPPALSGRVQCFPPSSFQPSAVRFCSCHVFYASTHCHPAWTVESVSPSHQFYGFDGCGSSCLQAYDLQGRLQADYTPQPYIHNWKL